One Archangium violaceum genomic window, GTCTGGCCTCCGGATGGAACGGTTCGCGCCCCCAAGGGCCGAGCCGAGCTCGCCCCACCGCTGCGCGCGCGAGGCCGGCGGGTCGCGGAGCTGCCACTGTCGGCTCCGCCCAGTGGCCTGCTTCCATTCACCCCGTGCATGCCCGCGCTGGACGCCTTCCCGCTCTCCCTCTGGCGGCGCTCGCTCCAGCGCCAGAGCCGGCAGACTGGCACGCAGCTGCTGACCTACGGAGAGACGGCGGGTTGGCGCCCACTGCGTGAGGCGGTGGCCGCGCACGTGGGGACGTCGCGCGGGGTGCGTTGCGACTGGCGGCAGGTGCTCATCGTCACCAGCACGCAGCAGGCGCTGGAGCTCGTGGCGCGCCTGCTGCTGGAGGAGGGCGACGCGGTGTGGATGGAAGAGCCCGGCTACCTGGGCGCGCGCACCACCTTCTCCGCGGCGGGGGCCCGGCTCGTCCCCGTGCCCGTGGACGAGGGAGGCCCGCGGGTGGACGAGGGCCTCGCGCGAGCACCCGGGGCGCGTCTGGCCTACGTGACGCCGTCCTACCAGTACCCGCTCGGCCTCACGATGAACCTCGCGCGCCGGCTGGCCCTGCTGGAGTGGGCCCGGGCCTCGGGCGCCTGGGTGGTGGAGGACGACTACGACAGCGAGTTCCGCTACACGTCCCGGCCGCTCGCCGCGCTGCAGGGGTTGGACGACACGGGACGCGTGCTGTACGTGGGCACCTTCAACAAGGTGATGTTCCCCTCGCTGCGGCTGGCGTACCTCGTGGTGCCGGAGCCGCTCGTCGAGCCCTTCCGCCGCGCCAAGTCCCTGGCGGACGGACATACCGCCCTGCTGTCCCAGGCCGCCATGGTCGACTTCATGGAGCGAGGCCACTTCACCGCGCACCTGCGGCAGATGCGGCTGCTGTACGCCGAGCGGAGGCAGGCCCTGCTGGACGCGCTCCGCCGCGAGGCCGGGGACAGGCTCCAGCCGGTGGGTTCCGTGGAAGCGGGGATGCATGTCACGGTGAAGCTAGCGGGCCGCGGGGATGACGTGGGGCTCGTCCAGCGGGCCAGGGGTCAAGGACTGGATGCGCGTCCCCTCTCCACCCACTACCTGGGACCGAAGCGCTCGAGCGGATTCGTGCTGGGCTTCTCCGGCGTGGATCCCGCCACGCTCCGGGCCGCGGCGGCCTCCCTCGTTTCGGTGCTCTGAAACCGCCCTCCCCGTGCGTCAGGGAAGTGGGAGCTCCAGGGTGGCCGTGGCGCCCTTGCCGGGACCCTCGCTCTCCAGCGTGAGGCGACCTCCCATCAACTGCGCCGCCAGCGCGCTCGCGTGCAGGCCGAAGCCATGGCCGTCCTTGCGCGTGGTGAAGCCATGCGCGAAGAGCTTCTCGCGAACCTCCGGCGCGATCCCCATGCCGTTGTCCACCACCTGGATGCGCGCCCTCCCCCCTTCCGAGGTGAGCCGCACGCGCAACAACCGCTGCCCCTCCGGCAGCACGTCCAGCGCGTTCCTCGCGTTGCTCAGCAGGTTGATGAGGATCTGCAACACCTTGTGCTTGTCCAACTGCAACTTCGGCACCGCCGACAGCTCGCGGATGATGGACACGCCGTGGCGCTTGAGCGAGCCCATCTGGATGCGCAGGGCATCATCCACCAGCTGCCCCAGGTCACACTCCACCTCCATGAGCGACGTCTTGGCGTAGGTCTGCTGCACCTGGACGATGGCGCGGATGTGATCGATGTGCCGGGCCATCGCCTCCACGTCCTCCATCAACTTCTCCTGCTCGCGCAGCAGCTCGTCGGAGAGCTCGGCGAGGTAATCCGGGAGCTGGCTGCCTCGTGAATTCTCGGACAGGAAGTCCGCCAGGTTCCCCCGGTGCTCCAGGAGCAGGGCCGCGGCCTGCTTCACCCGGCTCACGCGCGAGGAGCCCACCGCCCTTCGCATCAGCTCGATGTTGATGACGGCGCTGGTGAGGACGTTACCCACGTTGTGCAGCACGTTGGAGGCCACCTCCGTCATGCCCACCTCACGCGCCATGTCCACCAGCCGGGCCTGGGCCTCCTTCAACGCGCGCGTGCGCTCGTCCACCCTCCGCTCCAGCTCATCGTTGGCCCGGCGCAGGGCCGCCTCGGCGATCCGGACCTCCGTGTACAGCCGCGCGTTCTCGATGGAGATGGCGGCCTGCGAGGCGAGGTGACTCAGCAGGAAGAGGCGCTCCGGGCTGAAGGCGTTGGTGGCCAGGTTGTTCTCCAGGTACAGCACCCCGGAGAACACCTCCTGCCGCATCAGCGGCAGGCACAGTACGGACCGGACTCCTCCACGCCGCAGGTACTCATCGGACGAGAACGGATGGGGCTGGGAGGCATCGTCGATGCGTACCTGCTCGAGGGTCCGTTTGACGTAGGTGATGAGCGACCACGGCAGCTCGGCGTCCAGCGAGCCACCCGAGACGGCCGCGACCGAGAGAAAGTCGCCCCTCGGCAGCAGCACGGCGCCCCGCTGGGCTCCGGCGTTCTCGATGACCACCTGCATCAAGGTGTTCGCCAGCCGCTCCAGGACGATCTCCCCGGAGATGGCCTGCTGCGCCTTCACCACCGTGAGCGCGTCGATCTGCGTCGAGTCCGTACTGGTGGTCGCGTCGGCGCGGAGGGTCTCGTCATCCGAGAGGACCCGCAGCGGCGCCAGGCCCGGCCACCGGGACTCCAGGTGCTGAACCTTCCCCAGGGCGCCCCACTGCACGTAGGCGGACCGGGCATCGCGCGCGAAACAAAGGGCGGCCGTCCGCGCCCGCCGCGTCCGCCAGAAGTTCGCCGCGAGCTCCGCCGCCATGCCGAAGTATTGAAGGAAGCCGTTCTCGCGGGCCGCATCGATGGCCTCTTCATAAGCGGGGCTCGCCTCATCCGGCCTCCCCCGGAGACGGGCCCACTCCGCGAACACCATCCGCTCCGGAGCACGAAAGGTCTCCGGGCAGATCTCCGCCCATCGCGCGAGCTGCGCGTGGTGCCGTTGGAGGGACTCGAGAAGCTCCTCCCGTGCTTCCTCCGACGACCGGGTCTCGAAGGTCGCGGCCAGCGACAGGGCCCGGAAGAGGTGGAAGTCCAGGATGTTGATGCTTCCCTTCATGACCCAGAGGAGCCCGGCCACCTTGTCCGCGGCCGCGAGCGCCTCCTCGTAGGCGCCACACATGAAGCGGGACCTGAGCTTGAGGATCCAATAGGCGCTGCGCAGGGCGCTCATGCGCGCGGACGACAAGGACGCCTCGAACTCCTTTTCGTCGAAGCCCTCCCCGCTCAGCGTATCGAACGAGGACGAGCGCCCGCGCATCTGCTGCACGTAGCGCTGGTAGAGGAGGATCATGTCCCGCGCGTCCACGACCCCGGCCTTGCGCGCGAAGTCGGCTCGCACGAGCGACTCCTGATAGACATCATCCAGGTTGTGCCCCATGGCGACGCGGTTCAAGACGATGGACGAGCCGCAATAACAAGCCGCCTGGAAGTCCCCCATCTGGACCGCATGGTGGAAGGCGCCGAGGACGATGTCCTGCGTCACCGAGAAGGGCTGGCTCCAATAGCTGATGAACTGCAGGCTGAAGAGGAGCCTTCCCCGGAGGGCGGACAGGTTGTAGCGCTCGACGAGCTCGCGGGCGAGCGCCCCCAACGCATAGCCTTCCCGGTACCGATTGAAGGACACGCCGGACATCAATCCCAGCCAGCTGAAGCCGGTCACGGAGTGCGCCGTGAAGCCGTGGCGCAGGGTGAGGGACACCATCCGGCACAGATTGATGATGAGCAGGTGGGGATTGATGAAGAACGCGGACGAGAAGAGCGAATGGAAGGCGCCCATCGCCAGCTTCATGTCCGGATCCGTCATGGGCGGAAGGTCGACGAGGCTCTCGATGGGCCGGTCTCCGATCAGCGCCCACACCTCCTCATAGGCGGCCGCCGCCTCTTCCTGGGAGGGACTCGAGGGAATCGGCATGCCCAGCCGCTCCAGGAACTCCAGCATGCAGGCGCTGGCTTCCTGGAGTCGCCCCGTCCCCACGAGGGTGTCGTTCTTCAGGCGGTAGGCTTCCGCCATGTCCGAGTGGGTGCGTGCTCGGGGGAGGAGCTCCTCCGCCAGGCGGCTCGCCTCGGCGGAGTTGCCACACATGAGCTCGCACGTCGCCTGGTCGAGTCTCACCTTGAGGGCCAGCGCCGCGTCCGTCTCCCACGGGTCTCCCGGTATGAGCGAGAACGCCTTCGCGAAATACGTGATGGCGGGACGATGCGCGATGGAGGCCATCGCCTTCGCTCCCGCCTCCGCGTTCAGCCTCGCCAGCCGGTGGCGCTCCTCGGGCTCCTTCATCAGCTCCGCCCCGGCGTTCAGCTGGCTCACCACGTCGAAGAGCCTCTCCCTCAGCGCCTCGGGCGTGAGGCTCTCCAGCATCGCCCTTCCGATGCGCAGGTGGATGGCCTTCTGCTCCTCCTCCGTGATGAGCGCATGGGCCGCCTGGTGGATTCGATCATGCAGGAACCGGTACTGCTCCGGGCCTCCTCTCATCACCAGTCCCTCCTGCAGCGCTGGCCCCAACCCCTGCTCCACCGCCCCCACCTCTCCCTGCTCCGAGAGCGTGCTCAACATCGACAGGGAGAAGACGTTGCCCACGCACGCGGCCAGATGGAGCAGTCGCTGCACCTCCCCCGGCAGCTGGCGCAGCTTGCCCACCAGGAAGTCCACCACGTTGTCCGAGTACCCCATCGCCCGGACCCCCTCCTCGTCCCACCTCCACCCCTCGGCCGTGCGCACCAACAGCCCGTCCTGGTCCAACGTCAGCAAGAGCTGGTTGAGGAAGAACGGGTTGCCTCCCGTCTTCTCCCGCACCAGCGCGGACAAGGGCTCCACCACCTCCCGCCCCGCCCCTGGCAGCGCATCCCCCACGAGCTGCTCCACCTGCTCCTGGCTCAGCGGCTCCAGCTGGATGTCCGTCACCCTCGCGCCCGACTTGCGCACCGCCTCCACCGTCAGCATCAGCGCATGGGAGAGACTGACCTCGTTGTCCCGGTAGGCCCCGAGCAGCAGCAGCGGCGGTGCCTCCGGGTGGGTGAGCAGATGCTGCAGCAATTGCAGACTGGCCGCGTCCGCCCACTGCAGGTCATCCAGGAACAACACCAGCGGGTGCTCCCTCGTGGCGAACACGCCCAGGAACTTCAGGAACACCTGATTGAAGCGGTTGCGCGTCTCGGAGGGAGGTAGCGCCTCGACGGGAGGCTGCCTGCCCGCGATGAGCTCCAGCTGGGGGACGAGCTCCACCACGCGCTGGCCCTGCTCCCCCCACGCTTCCTGGAGGCGCTCGCGCCAGCGCTCCAGCTCCTCGTCGCTGCCCGCCAGCAACTGCTGCACCAGCCCTCGAATCGCCTGCGCCAGCGTCGCGTACGGGATGTCTCGCTGGAACTGCTCGAACTTCCCACTCAGGAAGAAGCCGCGCCGCCGCACCACCGGCTTGTGCAGCTCCTGCACCAGCGACGACTTGCCGATGCCCGAGTAGCCTCGCACCAGCATCAGCTCCGCATGTCCTCCGTGGACGACCCGATCGAATCCACTCAGCAGCGTGGACACCTGGGCCTCTCGCCCATAGAGCCGCTGTGGCAGGGAGAGGCGCCGGGGCACGTCCCGTGCGCCCAACGGAAACACCTCGAGCGGCCCTTCCCGGCACCGCTCCAGATCGGCGCGCAGCCCCTCGGCGCTCTGGTAGCGCTCCTCGGCCGTCTTGGCCAACAGCCTCATCACGATGGCAGAGAGGGCCAGCGGAATGGACGGGCGGAGCTCGTGCGGTGGCCTCGGGTGCTGGGCCATGTGCGCGTGGAACCATTCGAGCGCATCCCGGCCCTGGAACGGCCGGCTCCCCGTCAGCAGCTCGTAGAACGTCACCCCCAGCGAATACAGGTCCGTGCGGTAGTCCACCAACCGGTTCATCCGCCCGGTCTGCTCCGGCGACATGTACGCCAGCGTCCCTTCGACCAGGTCCGCGGGTGCCGCCTCCAGGTGCTCCACCCGCTGCAACGTGGCCACCCCGAAGTCGATGAGACGGGTTCCCCCCGTCGGCTCGGCGATGATGTTGGCGGGCTTGATGTCCTTGTGGATGACGCCGTGGCGGTGGATCTCCCCGAGGTTCGCCGCCAGGGAGACGGCCAGCTCCAGGAATCGCGGGATCGCCAGGGGCTGGCCCACGAGCTCGGACAGGGGCACACCGCGCACCTCCTCCATCAGGAGCACGGGGCGCTCGAGGATCTGCTCGTGGGAATAGGGCCGGACCACGCCACGCACATCCCGCAGCCGTTGCAGGATGCTGTACTCCCGGCGATAGCGCTCGCGCTCGCGCGGACCCGCGGACACGGTCGCGGGCGTCTTGATGATGACCGGCAGGCCATCCGACTCGCGTACCGCCTGGAAGAGCACGTTCGAGCTCGTGGCTCGGAGCGTACCGAGGAGCTTGTACCCTGGGATATCGAGCATCAATCACCCCAGGCGGCGAACCCGAAGCTGGATGCCACTCTTGGGGTGGGGGAAGGGAACCTGGACGTACTCGAGATCCTGCCCCGGCACGAGCTCCCACGTGTAGTGCTTCAGCAACAACGCCAGCATCACGCTCATCTCCACCATCGCGAAGTGCTGGCCCAGGCAGATGCGCGGCCCGCCGCCGAAGGGAATGAACGTGCCGGGCTTCTTCTGCTCGTTGCGCTCGGAGCCGAAGCGATCGGGATCGAACCGCTCCGGGGCCGACCAGGTCGAGCCCCCGTGCGCGGACTTGATGCTGACGGGAATCATCCACCCCTTGGGGATGCGGTAGCCGTTGTAGGCCACGTCCCGGGTGGTGACGCGGAAGGCACCGCCAATGGGAGGAATGAGACGCATGCCCTCGTTGAGGAGCTGGACGAGGTAGGGCATCGCCCGCAGCCCATCCAGCGTGAGGGGGCCCTGCAGGCCCGCGACCGCCTCGCGGCCCCGCTGGAGCACGTCCGGGTACTGGGCCAGCATCAGCAGGAGGTTGGAGGTGGCGGTGACGGTGGTGTCGTGCCCGGCGAAGAGGAGCAGTTGCAGCTCGTCGACGATCACCTCGCGCGTCAGGGGATTGCCCGCCTCGTCACGGCTCTGGATGAGCGAGCCCAGCAGATCCGGCGGTTGCTCGGTCCGCGACTGCCGCTCGGAGACCACCTGCTCCAGGTAGCCGACCATCGCCTTCTTCGCGGCGAGCGCCCGCCCGAACGTCGTCCAGGGCAGGTTCACCGTGACGGGAACGAAGAGCCCCGCCGTCCAGGACTTGAAGTGGCGCATCAGGAACGGCACGTCCACCGTGTCC contains:
- a CDS encoding PLP-dependent aminotransferase family protein produces the protein MPRGVPAELFPPHLPRLRQAQGPLHRQLYERLRRAILTGVLPPRSRLPSTRTLAATLGVSRNTVEQAFSQLDAEGLLERRVGSGSVVALPEHVWPPDGTVRAPKGRAELAPPLRARGRRVAELPLSAPPSGLLPFTPCMPALDAFPLSLWRRSLQRQSRQTGTQLLTYGETAGWRPLREAVAAHVGTSRGVRCDWRQVLIVTSTQQALELVARLLLEEGDAVWMEEPGYLGARTTFSAAGARLVPVPVDEGGPRVDEGLARAPGARLAYVTPSYQYPLGLTMNLARRLALLEWARASGAWVVEDDYDSEFRYTSRPLAALQGLDDTGRVLYVGTFNKVMFPSLRLAYLVVPEPLVEPFRRAKSLADGHTALLSQAAMVDFMERGHFTAHLRQMRLLYAERRQALLDALRREAGDRLQPVGSVEAGMHVTVKLAGRGDDVGLVQRARGQGLDARPLSTHYLGPKRSSGFVLGFSGVDPATLRAAAASLVSVL
- a CDS encoding trifunctional serine/threonine-protein kinase/ATP-binding protein/sensor histidine kinase, which produces MLDIPGYKLLGTLRATSSNVLFQAVRESDGLPVIIKTPATVSAGPRERERYRREYSILQRLRDVRGVVRPYSHEQILERPVLLMEEVRGVPLSELVGQPLAIPRFLELAVSLAANLGEIHRHGVIHKDIKPANIIAEPTGGTRLIDFGVATLQRVEHLEAAPADLVEGTLAYMSPEQTGRMNRLVDYRTDLYSLGVTFYELLTGSRPFQGRDALEWFHAHMAQHPRPPHELRPSIPLALSAIVMRLLAKTAEERYQSAEGLRADLERCREGPLEVFPLGARDVPRRLSLPQRLYGREAQVSTLLSGFDRVVHGGHAELMLVRGYSGIGKSSLVQELHKPVVRRRGFFLSGKFEQFQRDIPYATLAQAIRGLVQQLLAGSDEELERWRERLQEAWGEQGQRVVELVPQLELIAGRQPPVEALPPSETRNRFNQVFLKFLGVFATREHPLVLFLDDLQWADAASLQLLQHLLTHPEAPPLLLLGAYRDNEVSLSHALMLTVEAVRKSGARVTDIQLEPLSQEQVEQLVGDALPGAGREVVEPLSALVREKTGGNPFFLNQLLLTLDQDGLLVRTAEGWRWDEEGVRAMGYSDNVVDFLVGKLRQLPGEVQRLLHLAACVGNVFSLSMLSTLSEQGEVGAVEQGLGPALQEGLVMRGGPEQYRFLHDRIHQAAHALITEEEQKAIHLRIGRAMLESLTPEALRERLFDVVSQLNAGAELMKEPEERHRLARLNAEAGAKAMASIAHRPAITYFAKAFSLIPGDPWETDAALALKVRLDQATCELMCGNSAEASRLAEELLPRARTHSDMAEAYRLKNDTLVGTGRLQEASACMLEFLERLGMPIPSSPSQEEAAAAYEEVWALIGDRPIESLVDLPPMTDPDMKLAMGAFHSLFSSAFFINPHLLIINLCRMVSLTLRHGFTAHSVTGFSWLGLMSGVSFNRYREGYALGALARELVERYNLSALRGRLLFSLQFISYWSQPFSVTQDIVLGAFHHAVQMGDFQAACYCGSSIVLNRVAMGHNLDDVYQESLVRADFARKAGVVDARDMILLYQRYVQQMRGRSSSFDTLSGEGFDEKEFEASLSSARMSALRSAYWILKLRSRFMCGAYEEALAAADKVAGLLWVMKGSINILDFHLFRALSLAATFETRSSEEAREELLESLQRHHAQLARWAEICPETFRAPERMVFAEWARLRGRPDEASPAYEEAIDAARENGFLQYFGMAAELAANFWRTRRARTAALCFARDARSAYVQWGALGKVQHLESRWPGLAPLRVLSDDETLRADATTSTDSTQIDALTVVKAQQAISGEIVLERLANTLMQVVIENAGAQRGAVLLPRGDFLSVAAVSGGSLDAELPWSLITYVKRTLEQVRIDDASQPHPFSSDEYLRRGGVRSVLCLPLMRQEVFSGVLYLENNLATNAFSPERLFLLSHLASQAAISIENARLYTEVRIAEAALRRANDELERRVDERTRALKEAQARLVDMAREVGMTEVASNVLHNVGNVLTSAVINIELMRRAVGSSRVSRVKQAAALLLEHRGNLADFLSENSRGSQLPDYLAELSDELLREQEKLMEDVEAMARHIDHIRAIVQVQQTYAKTSLMEVECDLGQLVDDALRIQMGSLKRHGVSIIRELSAVPKLQLDKHKVLQILINLLSNARNALDVLPEGQRLLRVRLTSEGGRARIQVVDNGMGIAPEVREKLFAHGFTTRKDGHGFGLHASALAAQLMGGRLTLESEGPGKGATATLELPLP
- a CDS encoding cytochrome P450 — protein: MISPHGLFPQRPGDIDMTLQVDASSPSPENLPLPPGKSGLPLLGETLEFLRSSRAFIQRRQSQYGPVFRSHVLGSPTVFLLGPEAIQWIFAGEGKYLKNRWTPGVRQLLGAHCLSMIEGEEHLERRRLLAPHFSYATMRGFVPTIEAIATRHFERWAALPGDFTLWPAMRELAFEIALALIFGQDTVDVPFLMRHFKSWTAGLFVPVTVNLPWTTFGRALAAKKAMVGYLEQVVSERQSRTEQPPDLLGSLIQSRDEAGNPLTREVIVDELQLLLFAGHDTTVTATSNLLLMLAQYPDVLQRGREAVAGLQGPLTLDGLRAMPYLVQLLNEGMRLIPPIGGAFRVTTRDVAYNGYRIPKGWMIPVSIKSAHGGSTWSAPERFDPDRFGSERNEQKKPGTFIPFGGGPRICLGQHFAMVEMSVMLALLLKHYTWELVPGQDLEYVQVPFPHPKSGIQLRVRRLG